Proteins from a single region of Parafrankia discariae:
- the speB gene encoding agmatinase: protein MAGAGDRDAAREQAGAGPVPPYAGRAAGADDPGGDAPGYAGLATFAGLPWLPGLEDLRARQPDVAVVGAPFDIATTHRPGARFGPRALRAQAYNPGTYHLDLGIEIFDWLDVVDAGDAHCPHGLTEVSHRNIRAKVGDIARLDVIPVIIGGDHSITWPAASGVAEAVGWGEVGLLHFDAHADTADIIDGNLASHGTPMRRLIESGAVRGRNFVQVGLRGYWPPPDVFAWMREQGMRWHLMHEIWERGSREVVAEAIAQAVDGCRALYLSVDIDVLDPGFAPGTGTPEPGGMNPADLLRAVRQIALDTPIVAADIVEVSPPYDHAETTVNSAHRVAMEIFAALAHRRRSAAGGTAGLPAGLAEPPREVRPLEARSRDVQPRDVQSPEVQEPG, encoded by the coding sequence ATGGCAGGGGCTGGAGATCGGGACGCGGCACGTGAGCAGGCGGGCGCCGGTCCGGTGCCCCCGTACGCGGGGCGGGCCGCGGGCGCGGACGATCCCGGCGGGGACGCCCCGGGCTACGCCGGCCTGGCGACCTTCGCCGGTCTGCCCTGGCTGCCGGGACTCGAGGATCTGCGGGCACGCCAGCCCGACGTCGCCGTGGTCGGGGCCCCGTTCGACATCGCGACCACGCACCGGCCGGGTGCGCGTTTCGGCCCGCGGGCGCTGCGCGCTCAGGCGTACAACCCCGGTACCTATCATCTTGATCTCGGTATCGAGATCTTCGACTGGCTCGACGTCGTCGACGCGGGGGACGCGCACTGCCCGCACGGGCTGACCGAGGTCTCACACCGCAACATCCGGGCGAAGGTCGGCGATATCGCGCGGCTCGACGTCATCCCGGTGATCATCGGAGGTGACCACTCGATCACCTGGCCGGCGGCGAGCGGGGTGGCCGAGGCGGTGGGCTGGGGCGAGGTCGGCCTGCTGCACTTCGACGCGCACGCCGACACAGCCGACATCATCGACGGGAACCTGGCCTCGCATGGGACGCCCATGCGGCGGCTCATCGAGTCGGGGGCGGTGCGCGGGCGCAACTTCGTCCAGGTGGGGCTGCGCGGGTACTGGCCTCCGCCGGACGTGTTCGCGTGGATGCGTGAGCAGGGCATGCGCTGGCATCTGATGCACGAGATCTGGGAGCGGGGGAGCCGTGAGGTGGTCGCCGAGGCGATCGCGCAGGCGGTGGACGGCTGCCGCGCGCTCTACCTCTCGGTCGACATCGACGTCCTCGACCCGGGGTTCGCGCCTGGGACGGGAACTCCCGAGCCGGGCGGTATGAACCCGGCCGACCTGCTGCGGGCGGTGAGGCAGATCGCGCTGGACACGCCGATCGTCGCCGCGGACATCGTCGAGGTCTCGCCCCCGTACGACCACGCGGAGACAACGGTTAACAGCGCGCACCGGGTCGCGATGGAGATCTTCGCGGCGCTCGCGCATCGCCGCCGTAGCGCGGCCGGTGGCACGGCCGGCCTGCCCGCGGGGCTCGCGGAGCCGCCGCGGGAGGTGCGACCCCTGGAAGCGCGCTCCCGGGATGTCCAGCCCCGGGATGTCCAGTCGCCGGAGGTCCAGGAACCCGGGTAG
- a CDS encoding ABC transporter ATP-binding protein: MAAVDGVDLTVRAGEYFCLLGPSGSGKTTALRLIAGLDTPSSGHVHLDGEDLAALPAHRRPVSAVFGGYALFPFLDVAANVAFGLRHARGVTMPGRAETSARVRSALAVVQMSEYARRRPPQLSAVQQQRVVLARALVLRPRVLLLDDPLGAQDERLRRALRDELKALQRQVGVTVLHATVDREEALALADRLAVLSGGRILQVGTAGELHQEPTAA; the protein is encoded by the coding sequence GTGGCTGCCGTTGACGGCGTCGATCTGACGGTCCGGGCGGGCGAGTACTTCTGCCTTCTCGGTCCGTCCGGATCCGGCAAGACCACGGCACTCCGGCTGATCGCGGGGCTGGACACGCCGTCGTCCGGGCACGTCCACCTCGACGGCGAGGACCTCGCCGCGCTGCCGGCCCATCGCCGCCCCGTCAGCGCGGTCTTCGGCGGGTACGCCCTCTTCCCCTTCCTCGACGTGGCCGCGAACGTCGCCTTCGGCCTGCGGCACGCGCGGGGCGTGACCATGCCGGGCCGGGCCGAGACCTCGGCGCGGGTCCGCTCCGCCCTCGCCGTCGTCCAGATGTCGGAGTACGCCCGCCGCCGCCCGCCACAGCTCTCCGCCGTGCAGCAGCAACGGGTCGTACTGGCCCGGGCGCTCGTGCTGCGTCCCAGGGTGCTGCTGCTCGACGATCCCCTCGGTGCCCAGGACGAGCGGCTGCGCCGCGCGCTACGTGACGAACTCAAGGCCTTGCAGCGGCAGGTCGGGGTGACCGTGCTGCACGCCACCGTCGACCGGGAGGAGGCCCTGGCGCTGGCCGACCGGCTGGCCGTGCTGAGCGGCGGACGGATCCTCCAGGTGGGCACGGCCGGCGAGCTCCATCAGGAGCCGACAGCCGCCTGA